The sequence TGGCCGTCCTGCTCGCGGATGATCCGCACCGCCTGGTCCAGCTCCTCGTCGTAGGCGGTGAGGTCGCGGACGAAGTTCGGCGAGTGGTGCGCGCGCAGCGAGCGGCCGTACTTGCGCAGGTCGATCGCGTAGAAGGAGAAGCCGGCGGCCACGTAGTGGTCGGCGAGGTGGGTCTGGAACCAGTAGTCGTTGTAGCCGTGGATGTAGAGGACGGCCTGGTCCGAGCCGGGGACCAGTCGGCGGACCAGCGTCGCCGTGACCTCGCCCTCCTCGTCCGGGCGCAGCGGCAGCTCGGCCGCCTCGTAGGGGGCACCCAGGATGTCTTCGCGGAACTCCATGGCCACTCGCACCCAATCTCTGGTCGGACTCCGGTCGGAATCGCGGGACGCCGGGACCTCGGCGCCCGGACCCCCTGACGATACCGGCCGGTAGCCTCGGGCGTGACGGCGACTCGGGCCCGCCGCCTATGCTGCGGACATGCCCGAGATGCCCGACCCGACCGCCGCACCGTCCGAGGACTCCCCGGCCGACGAACGACTGCCCGTACTGCGCGAGACCGACCTCGGGCGGGCGAAGCTGCTCCCCGACGTCGACCACGACGGCGGCTGGCTGCTGACCCTGGACGACACCCCGCAGTCCTACGTCGACCTCGGCGACCCGACCCACCTGGAGTTCGAGTACACCCGGCGCCTCGGCCACCTCGTCGACGCGCTCGACGGGGCCGGGAACGGAGCCGAGGACGGGGCCGAGGACGGGGCCGGGAACGGGGCTGAGGACAGGTCGGGCGACGAGCCCGGTGGTGGGCGTGGCGACGGGCCGGGCGGCCCCGGACGCCCGGTGGACGCCCTCCACCTCGGCGGCGGCGCCCTGACCCTGCCCCGCTACCTCGCCTCCACCCGCCCCGGCTCGCGCCAGCGCGTGGTGGAGGTGGACGGTCCGCTGCTCGACCTGGTCGAACAGCACCTCCCGTGGCAGGGGCCCGGCGTCGACATCACCGCCGAGGTCGGCGACGCCCGCGAGGCCCTGGCCGCCCTGGCGCGGACCGCGCCCGGCAGCCTGGACCTCGTCGTCGCGGACGTGTTCCACGGCTCGCGCACCCCCCGCCACCTCACCTCGGTGGAGTTCCTGCGCCTGGCCGCCGCCGTACTGCGGCCCGGCGGCCTCTACGCGGCCAACCTCGCCGACGGCGCCCCGCTCGCCTTCGCCCGCGCCCAGACGGCGACCCTGCGCGCGGTCTTCCCGCAGACCTGCCTGATCGCCGAGCCCCCGGTGCTGCGCGGTCGCCGCTACGGGAACATCCTGCTGGTCGGCTCGGCCGGACCACTGCCCGTCGCGGACCTCGTCCGGCGGCTGGCCGGGGACATCTTCCCGGCCCGGCTGACCGACGGCGCCGACCTCGCGGCCTTCGCCGGCCGCACCGCCCCGGTCACCGACGCCACCGCCACCGACTCCCCGCCCCCGCCGGACGGCGCGTTCAGTGTCGGCTGACCGGCGCGCGGAAGCGCGGCCCGGCGCGCCGGGCGGACGCACCCCGGCTTCACGCCCCCGCGGTGTCAGAATCAGCCGCAGTGTCAGAATCGGCGGGTTGTAGGGGGCACGGTCGTCGGGGGCCGGCCCCACCACCCGAGGGAGCGAGCGAGAGATGAGCGGCGCGGAGCGTCCGGACCTGGCGGCGGTGCCCGAGACGGCACTGTGGACCCTCTGGCAGCGGGCCGTCGAGGCCCGTCGGCCGGACGCGCTGCTGCACGACCCCGAGGCCGTCGCCCTCGTCGACCGGATCGACTTCCCGTTCGCGGAGCGCTTCGGCACCAGCGGATGGCAGTCCCGCCTCCAGGCCCTGCGGGTCGGCTGTTTCGACCGCGAGGTGGCCGACTTCCTGGCCCGCGAACCGCGGGGTACGGTCGTCTGCCTGGGGGAGGGCCTGGAGACCCAGTACTGGCGGGTCGACAACGGCCGCGCGCAGTGGCTCTCCGTCGACCTCCCCGAGGCCGTGGAGCTGCGCGAACGCCTCCTGCCCCCCGGGCCGCGACAGCGCTGCCTGGCCGCCGACGCCACCGACCTCGCCACCTGGGCCGAGGCGGTGGACCAGGACCGCGCCGTCCTGATCACCGCCCAGGGCCTGCTGATGTACCTCGCCCCGCCCCAGGTCCGCGACCTCGTCGCCGGCTGCGCGGAACGCTTCCCCGGCGGCTCGCTCGTCCTGGACGCCGTCCCGCGCTGGTTCGCCCGCCTCACCCGGGAGGGGAAGATGCGCACCCCCGGCTACCAGGCGCCCCCGATGCCGTGGGGGATGGACGCCCGCGAGCGCGACAAGCTCCGCACCGCGAGCCCGGCCGTCACCGCCGTCCGCGACGTCCGCCCCACCGGCGGCAGCGGCCTCGCCGCCGCCCTGCTCCCGTTGGCCCTCACCGTCCCCCCGCTGTCCACCCACCGTCCGACGGTCACCGTCCTGGACTTCGCCGACGGCCCGGCGCGGGACACCGGGGACAGCGGCGCGTAGTTCCGCCGCCGCGACGCGCGCAAGCCCTTCAGGTACTGGTCGGCCTGCTCCGCACCGTTCCTGATCCTCCGGTAGGTCCGCTGCTTCCGGGCGTTCTCGTTCGCCCGCACCTGCCCGGCGAGGTGGTCCTGGAGGTACTTCCGGCAGACGGCGGCCGCCGCCCGGGCGTCGGGGCAGGGCGGCGCGGGGCGGGGCAGGGCGGCGCGGCGCGGGGAAACGCGGTTCAGGGCGTCGGGCTGAGCTCCAGGACGAAGACGCCGGCGGTGGTCGTGGTGGCGTCGAAGGCCCGGCAGGCGATCACCGCGTGATTGACGCCGGTGGCCGCCCGGACCAGGACCAGCCGCAGGCCGTCGGCGTCGGGGGCCGGGCGGAGGTCGGCGTCGGTCCAGACGGCCGTCGCGCTCACCTCGGTGGTGGTGTGCTTCTCGCCGTGCAGACCACCGGTGCGCCGCAGGGGCGGTTCGCCGGTGTCGTCGGTGAGGGTGCCGTCGGCGGCCAGGGTCCACCGGGCACCGGAGAGCCGGTCGGCGACGTCGTCCACGAGCTGCCGGGGCGTGCCGAGCAGGGGTTCGGCGGACACCACCCGGGCGGTGCGGAAGGTGCCGAGCGGGACGGCGGCCGGGTCGGTGGCGGGCAGCTCCCCGGCCGCGGTGTCGGGCGCGGGCAGACCGGTCGGCCTGGCCGGTGCCGCGGGCGGGGACGGCGTCGGGCAGGCGGTGGCGGTGGCGGTGGCCATGGCGGTGCCGGTCGGCTGGCCCGCCGGGTCGGTGGCGGGAGGCGGGGCCGCCGTCCCGACCGGGTCGGCCGGGGGAGCCGGGGCCGGGGCCTTCGTCGCGACCGGATCGGCCGTGCTGCCCCACGGCGCCAGGGCCACGGCCAGGACCAGCGCCGGTACCAGGGCGGCGGTCGCGTAGGGTCCGGGCGACAGCCTGCCGCCGGGACGGCCGTCCGGTGCCCAGAGCCGGGGCCAGACCGGTGCCAGCAGCGGCCACACGGCGAGGACGGCCAGCACGGCCCACCACTCGGGACCGGCGGTGACCTGGTGGTCCGCCAGCGACAGCGCCCGCCCGGCGGCCCGCTCCCAGGGCACGTCCAGCAGCCGGTACGCGACCGTCGCGCCGGCGACGGTCAGCAGCAGGTCGGCGAGGAGCGCCAGGGGCAGCAGCGCCACCAGCAGCAGCTGCGCCGACGGGCTCCCGGCCCGGCGAGCGAACCAGCGGCGGAGCCGCGCGGGCGGGTGGTGAAGCGCGGCCAGCCGGCCGGTGTCGGCCTCCTCCACCGCAGCCAGCACGCGCAGCAGTTCCGCGCCGCCCTGTGCTGCCCCGCCCCGTGCGGCGGCGGCGTGCCGGTCGGCCGCGAGCTCGGCGCTCCACAGCGCGCCGACCGGCAGCAGCAGTACCTCCGGCACCCGCAGCAGCACCAGCACGACCTGGGCGAACATCAGGTGCGCGGACGGTTCTCCCGACACGAGCAGCAGGCCCGCCGGCAGCAGCCCGCACAGGGCGAAGACGTAGGGCCAGCTCCGCAGCAGGGCCACGAACGGGCTGCCGAGCCCGGCGACGTGCTGCTCCCCGTTGCGGTGGTGGCCGAGTTCGTGGAGCAGCAGGGTCTCGGCGGCCGCCCGGTCGCGGCGCCAGAGCACGGTCAGCGGGACGAACACGGCGATCCGGGTGGCGCGCGGTCCGGCGGGGTAGACGCGGGCGGTCAGGTCGGAGCGGGTCGGGCTGACGCGCAGTTCGACGCCGGGCGCCCGGTCGGCGAGGAACCGCTGGATCTCGGCGAAGGGCTCCCCGGGAAGGGGCCGTCGCAGGTCGTGGCGCCACTCGGTGAACCGGCACCGCAGCCGGGGCAGCGGCAGGGCGAGGATCCCGGCGAGCAGGAACGCGGTGGGGGCGAGCTGGGCCACGGACAGTGCCAGCAGCGCGCGGAAGCCGCCGGTGGTGGTGACCTGTTCGGGGTAGGCGCCCAGGCCGAGGAGGTCCTTGGCCTGGGCGGTCCACCAGGTGACGGTCGCCGGTACCTGGGACAGGTAGAGGCCGGCCAGCAGCCACAGCCAGGGCGGCGGCCCGGGCGGACGTCTCACGGGGTGTCCTCGCGGTCCTCGGTC comes from Streptomyces sp. TLI_053 and encodes:
- a CDS encoding fused MFS/spermidine synthase produces the protein MPDPTAAPSEDSPADERLPVLRETDLGRAKLLPDVDHDGGWLLTLDDTPQSYVDLGDPTHLEFEYTRRLGHLVDALDGAGNGAEDGAEDGAGNGAEDRSGDEPGGGRGDGPGGPGRPVDALHLGGGALTLPRYLASTRPGSRQRVVEVDGPLLDLVEQHLPWQGPGVDITAEVGDAREALAALARTAPGSLDLVVADVFHGSRTPRHLTSVEFLRLAAAVLRPGGLYAANLADGAPLAFARAQTATLRAVFPQTCLIAEPPVLRGRRYGNILLVGSAGPLPVADLVRRLAGDIFPARLTDGADLAAFAGRTAPVTDATATDSPPPPDGAFSVG
- a CDS encoding class I SAM-dependent methyltransferase, which codes for MSGAERPDLAAVPETALWTLWQRAVEARRPDALLHDPEAVALVDRIDFPFAERFGTSGWQSRLQALRVGCFDREVADFLAREPRGTVVCLGEGLETQYWRVDNGRAQWLSVDLPEAVELRERLLPPGPRQRCLAADATDLATWAEAVDQDRAVLITAQGLLMYLAPPQVRDLVAGCAERFPGGSLVLDAVPRWFARLTREGKMRTPGYQAPPMPWGMDARERDKLRTASPAVTAVRDVRPTGGSGLAAALLPLALTVPPLSTHRPTVTVLDFADGPARDTGDSGA